A genomic window from Dehalococcoidales bacterium includes:
- the trpD gene encoding anthranilate phosphoribosyltransferase, protein MIKEAIAALVENKDLTYEEAYFVMGEIMSGEATPVQIAAFLTALRIKGETPDEIAGLASVMRSRATPVKTNGPALDIVGTGGDGSGSFNISTAAAFVAAGAGLKVAKHGNRAMSSHCGSADILEALGVKIDLNADGVEECLNKVGMGFMFAQVFHPAMKHAAPVRREMGIRTVFNILGPLTNPAGVEHLLLGVASEEVGHKIAAVLHRLGVKHALVVYGKDGLDEVSLGGKTIVWEVTADKSPAVREIAPENFGIKSVKNADIKGGTPQENAEKLEKILDGEKSDLRSAVVINAAAALIAGNVTADMKEAARIAGETIDTGLAKDILERLVVLSQGIGRRDEQHPG, encoded by the coding sequence ATGATTAAAGAAGCTATCGCCGCGCTGGTGGAAAATAAAGACCTTACCTATGAAGAAGCCTACTTCGTCATGGGGGAAATCATGAGCGGGGAGGCCACGCCCGTCCAGATAGCGGCTTTCCTCACCGCCCTGCGCATCAAGGGCGAGACCCCGGATGAGATTGCCGGTCTGGCCAGCGTAATGCGCTCCCGCGCCACCCCCGTTAAAACCAACGGCCCGGCGCTAGACATCGTGGGGACGGGGGGAGACGGCTCCGGCAGCTTCAATATCTCCACGGCGGCGGCCTTCGTGGCGGCCGGGGCGGGGCTGAAAGTGGCCAAGCACGGCAACCGGGCCATGTCCAGCCACTGCGGCAGCGCCGATATCCTGGAGGCGCTGGGGGTAAAGATTGATTTGAACGCGGACGGCGTGGAGGAATGCCTGAACAAAGTAGGCATGGGCTTCATGTTCGCCCAGGTCTTTCACCCGGCCATGAAACACGCCGCCCCGGTACGCCGGGAAATGGGCATCCGGACGGTCTTTAATATCCTCGGCCCGCTGACCAATCCGGCCGGGGTAGAGCATTTACTGCTCGGCGTCGCCAGCGAGGAGGTCGGCCACAAAATAGCCGCCGTGCTGCACCGCCTCGGCGTTAAACACGCGCTGGTGGTTTACGGCAAAGACGGGCTGGACGAGGTATCGCTCGGCGGCAAGACAATAGTCTGGGAGGTAACGGCGGATAAGTCCCCGGCGGTACGGGAAATAGCGCCGGAAAACTTCGGGATAAAGTCGGTAAAAAACGCGGACATCAAGGGCGGCACGCCGCAGGAAAACGCGGAAAAACTGGAGAAAATCCTCGACGGCGAAAAGAGCGACCTGCGCAGCGCGGTGGTCATCAATGCCGCGGCGGCGCTTATCGCCGGCAACGTGACGGCGGATATGAAAGAGGCGGCGCGTATCGCCGGGGAAACGATAGACACCGGCCTGGCCAAGGACATACTGGAAAGACTGGTAGTACTCAGCCAGGGCATAGGACGGCGCGATGAACAGCATCCTGGATAA